A genomic stretch from Zeimonas sediminis includes:
- a CDS encoding methyltransferase domain-containing protein, whose translation MKMDDLPPIIGGGSGPPGPEPRDHRAEWREWLASPAGRYALAWQQGQFDAMVADVFGYHALQCGLPELDTLRENRIQHRFRALQPDDAPDPADLWLDHYEALPFASQSLDLVVLPHVLEFAEDPHQVLREVDRVLRPEGRLVVSGFNPVSLWGARHLAGRAVGRPWLPGNGQPIGLPRLRDWLKLLGFEQERGRFGCYRPACRTERWLERTRFLESAGDRWWPICGAVYMVCAVKRVRAMRLVGPAVARKRLVRPAVAAVSPRRVPRHDGIRRDDQSRYM comes from the coding sequence ATGAAGATGGACGATTTGCCGCCGATTATAGGCGGCGGGTCGGGTCCGCCCGGTCCGGAGCCGCGCGATCATCGCGCCGAGTGGCGCGAGTGGCTCGCGTCGCCGGCCGGCCGCTACGCGCTCGCCTGGCAGCAGGGGCAGTTCGACGCGATGGTGGCCGACGTCTTCGGTTACCACGCGCTCCAGTGCGGCCTGCCCGAGCTGGACACGCTGCGCGAGAACAGGATCCAGCATCGCTTCCGGGCCCTGCAGCCGGACGATGCACCGGACCCGGCCGATCTCTGGCTCGACCACTACGAGGCGCTGCCCTTCGCATCGCAGTCGCTCGACCTGGTCGTGCTGCCCCACGTGCTGGAGTTCGCCGAGGACCCGCACCAGGTGCTCAGGGAGGTCGACCGGGTGCTTCGGCCCGAAGGCAGGCTGGTGGTGTCGGGATTCAATCCGGTCAGCCTGTGGGGCGCCCGTCACCTGGCGGGCCGGGCGGTCGGCCGCCCCTGGCTGCCGGGAAACGGCCAGCCGATCGGACTTCCCCGGCTTCGCGACTGGCTCAAGCTGCTCGGCTTCGAGCAGGAGCGGGGCCGCTTCGGCTGCTACCGGCCCGCGTGCCGTACCGAGCGCTGGCTGGAGCGGACCCGTTTCCTCGAATCGGCCGGCGACCGGTGGTGGCCGATCTGCGGGGCGGTGTACATGGTCTGCGCGGTCAAGCGGGTGCGGGCGATGCGCCTGGTCGGCCCGGCGGTGGCCCGCAAGCGGCTCGTCAGGCCGGCCGTGGCGGCGGTGTCTCCGCGGCGCGTGCCGCGCCACGACGGCATCCGTCGCGACGATCAGTCGCGGTACATGTAG
- the gloB gene encoding hydroxyacylglutathione hydrolase codes for MQTPDTWRHAAAPHPLVVPVDAFSDNYLWLLRAPDGDAAVAVDPGDAAPIERALAEHGLRLVAILLTHHHADHVGGVEALVEQWSCPVYGPAGEDIPAVDRPVMGGDDFELPALGVRFEVLDVPGHTSGHIAYRCQRLGDDPRPLLFCGDTLFAAGCGRIFEGTPAQMLASLDRLAALDGDTLVFCAHEYTVSNLRFAAAAEPDSAAVAERLAEATRMRELGLRTVPSSIGIERDTNPFLRCGEPALQRAAAARLGREPASRLEAFAALRDWKNVYR; via the coding sequence ATGCAGACTCCAGACACTTGGCGCCACGCCGCGGCGCCCCACCCGCTGGTCGTTCCGGTCGACGCCTTCTCGGACAACTATCTCTGGCTGCTGCGCGCGCCCGACGGCGACGCCGCGGTGGCAGTCGATCCGGGCGACGCCGCGCCGATCGAGCGGGCGCTCGCCGAGCACGGCCTGCGCCTCGTGGCGATTCTACTGACTCATCACCATGCCGACCACGTCGGCGGGGTGGAGGCGCTGGTCGAGCAATGGAGCTGTCCGGTCTACGGCCCGGCCGGCGAGGACATCCCGGCGGTCGACCGCCCGGTCATGGGGGGCGACGACTTCGAGCTTCCGGCGCTGGGCGTCCGCTTCGAGGTGCTCGACGTGCCTGGGCACACGAGCGGCCACATCGCCTACCGCTGCCAGCGGCTCGGCGACGACCCGCGGCCGCTGCTGTTCTGCGGCGACACGCTGTTCGCCGCCGGCTGCGGCCGGATCTTCGAGGGCACGCCCGCGCAGATGCTCGCGTCGCTCGACCGGCTGGCGGCGCTCGACGGCGACACGCTCGTGTTCTGCGCGCACGAGTACACCGTGTCGAACCTGCGCTTCGCTGCGGCTGCCGAGCCGGATTCGGCGGCGGTCGCGGAGCGGCTCGCCGAGGCGACGCGGATGCGCGAGCTGGGCCTGCGCACCGTGCCGTCGTCGATCGGGATCGAACGCGACACCAATCCGTTCCTGCGATGCGGCGAGCCCGCGTTGCAGCGGGCGGCGGCAGCGCGGCTGGGCCGGGAACCCGCCTCGCGGCTCGAGGCCTTCGCCGCGCTGCGCGACTGGAAGAACGTCTACCGCTGA
- a CDS encoding transglycosylase SLT domain-containing protein, with translation MQRFLESASTAVLASPTRLLIGAISLLLAAGCSTIAPQASLEADSVAAAAPVQSSVAVEDQAVDERPDATAAQASARVEAEPSLPKWTGRDESLPGSLWDRIRAGFAMPDLDTSLVAEKERFYLQRPDYLQRMFDRGGRYLFHIVEEIEKRGMPTELALLPFVESAMNPVALSHANAAGLWQFIPSTGKAFNLDQNWWVDNRRDVVKSTEAALDYLQKIYEMHGNDWFLALASYNWGEGAVGRAVKRNKARGLPGDYLSLRMPAETRHYVPKLLALKRIVQRADALGVKLPELPNRPYFVTIEKTRPIDLKLAARFAGMSVEEFVALNPAHNRPVISASRNNEIKLPADRVDAFLDAVENHGRSNRVFATWQPYTLQAGETLESLAMRAGISVAELREANDLRPGSRLLPGTRILSPHRQVADETRVENFDGPRVYELVERPAVHHVVRPRETLSSIARRYGTSVASLKQLNGLKSASAPRGARLLVRPASSQTLLTTESGDRRVLAQGEQPRIIRAVVREQAPARAAGSPTPAAEPVAATKLPAGKPAAARKSTQRAAPSPGAARDAAVRNVGSSSKTPVARPASGKRT, from the coding sequence TTGCAGCGTTTTCTTGAGTCGGCCAGCACCGCCGTCCTCGCCTCCCCCACTCGCCTGCTGATCGGTGCAATTTCGCTGCTGTTGGCTGCAGGCTGCTCGACGATCGCGCCGCAGGCCTCGCTCGAGGCGGACTCCGTCGCGGCCGCGGCCCCGGTCCAGTCCTCGGTCGCGGTCGAAGACCAGGCCGTCGACGAGCGCCCGGATGCCACGGCCGCACAGGCCTCCGCCCGCGTCGAGGCCGAGCCGAGCCTTCCGAAGTGGACCGGCCGCGACGAAAGCCTGCCCGGCAGCCTTTGGGACAGGATCCGCGCCGGCTTCGCGATGCCCGATCTCGACACCTCGCTGGTCGCCGAGAAGGAGCGCTTCTACCTGCAGCGACCGGACTACCTGCAGCGGATGTTCGATCGCGGCGGGCGCTACCTGTTCCACATCGTCGAGGAGATCGAGAAGCGCGGCATGCCGACCGAGCTGGCGCTGCTTCCCTTCGTCGAAAGCGCGATGAACCCGGTGGCGCTTTCGCACGCCAACGCCGCCGGCCTCTGGCAGTTCATTCCTTCGACCGGCAAGGCGTTCAATCTGGACCAGAACTGGTGGGTCGACAACCGGCGCGACGTGGTCAAGTCGACCGAGGCAGCGCTCGACTACCTGCAGAAGATCTACGAGATGCACGGCAACGACTGGTTCCTGGCGCTCGCCTCGTACAACTGGGGCGAAGGCGCGGTGGGCCGGGCGGTCAAGCGCAACAAGGCACGCGGCCTGCCGGGCGACTACCTGTCGCTGCGGATGCCGGCCGAGACCCGCCACTACGTGCCGAAGCTGCTCGCGCTCAAGCGCATCGTCCAGCGAGCCGACGCCCTGGGCGTCAAGCTGCCCGAGCTGCCGAACAGGCCCTACTTCGTCACGATCGAGAAGACCCGGCCGATCGACCTGAAGCTGGCCGCGCGCTTCGCCGGCATGTCGGTCGAGGAGTTCGTGGCCCTGAATCCGGCGCACAACCGGCCGGTCATCTCGGCCAGCCGGAACAACGAGATCAAGCTGCCCGCCGACCGGGTCGACGCCTTCCTGGACGCGGTCGAGAACCACGGCCGCAGCAACCGCGTCTTCGCCACCTGGCAGCCCTACACGCTGCAGGCCGGCGAAACCCTGGAGTCGCTCGCAATGCGCGCCGGCATCAGCGTGGCCGAGCTGCGCGAGGCCAACGACCTGCGGCCCGGCTCCCGGCTGCTGCCGGGCACCCGCATCCTGAGCCCGCACCGTCAGGTCGCGGACGAGACCCGGGTCGAGAACTTCGACGGGCCGCGCGTCTACGAGCTGGTCGAGCGGCCGGCCGTCCATCACGTGGTGCGGCCTCGGGAAACGCTGTCGTCGATCGCCCGCCGCTACGGCACCTCGGTGGCCTCGCTCAAGCAGTTGAACGGCCTGAAGTCGGCGAGCGCGCCGCGCGGGGCCCGCCTGCTGGTCAGGCCCGCCAGCTCGCAGACGCTGCTGACGACCGAGAGCGGCGATCGCCGCGTGCTCGCGCAGGGCGAGCAGCCGAGGATCATCCGGGCGGTGGTGCGCGAGCAGGCGCCGGCGCGAGCGGCCGGCAGCCCGACGCCGGCGGCCGAACCCGTCGCGGCGACGAAGCTGCCTGCCGGCAAGCCGGCCGCCGCGCGCAAGTCCACGCAACGCGCCGCCCCCAGCCCGGGCGCGGCGCGCGATGCCGCGGTGCGCAACGTCGGCAGTTCGTCGAAGACGCCGGTGGCCAGGCCGGCTTCGGGCAAGCGGACCTGA
- a CDS encoding ABC transporter ATP-binding protein, whose protein sequence is MRPDRASPGRAGDPAPLLEIASLSVDFRTASGSARVVDRVSLSIGRGEKFALVGESGSGKTVTALSVLRLNADARYGGSILFEGRDLLALPEREMRGVRGRDIAMVFQEPMTAFNPLYTVGDQICEVLELHEGLSRAQAARRAVELLELTRIPEPQHRFSSLPHQLSGGQRQRAMIAMALACGPKLLLADEPTTALDVTIQRQIVSLLEELQRELGMSVLLITHDLPLVRAFADRVAVMKDGRVVEEGDTAALFGAPREAYTRLLIDSRPTREVGPPPAGAPTLVEAEGLRCRFVSRRGWFGRHVFEAVRGVDLRVARGETLAIVGESGSGKTTLGLSLLKLAAGETEGAIRLDGQRIDSLPRAAFRPLRRRMQLVFQDPYNSLSPRMTIGQIVGEGLALHQPGLDARARRERVVAMLAEVGLDESVLDRYPHEFSGGQRQRIAIARAVVLQPDLLVLDEPTSALDVSVQRQVLRLLAGLQERHGLAYLFITHDLAVVRAMAHRVIVMKDGEVVEAGEVEAVFGAPQADYTRQLLAASLD, encoded by the coding sequence ATGCGACCTGACCGAGCAAGCCCCGGGCGCGCCGGCGACCCGGCCCCGCTGCTGGAGATCGCGAGCCTGTCGGTCGACTTCCGCACCGCCAGCGGCAGCGCGCGGGTGGTCGATCGGGTGTCGCTGTCGATCGGGCGCGGGGAGAAGTTCGCGCTGGTCGGCGAGTCGGGTTCGGGCAAGACGGTGACCGCGCTGTCGGTGCTGCGCCTGAACGCGGACGCCCGCTACGGCGGCAGCATCCTGTTCGAGGGCCGCGACCTGCTGGCTCTGCCCGAGCGCGAGATGCGCGGCGTCCGCGGCCGCGACATCGCGATGGTCTTCCAGGAGCCGATGACGGCGTTCAACCCGCTGTACACGGTCGGCGACCAGATCTGCGAGGTGCTCGAGCTGCACGAGGGCCTGAGCCGGGCGCAGGCGGCCCGCCGCGCAGTCGAGCTGCTCGAGCTCACGCGGATTCCCGAGCCGCAGCACCGCTTCTCGAGCCTGCCGCACCAGCTGTCGGGCGGCCAGCGGCAGCGCGCGATGATCGCGATGGCGCTGGCCTGCGGCCCGAAGCTGTTGCTGGCCGACGAGCCGACGACCGCGCTCGACGTGACGATCCAGCGCCAGATCGTTTCGCTGCTCGAGGAGCTGCAGCGCGAGCTGGGCATGTCGGTCCTGCTGATCACGCACGACCTGCCGCTGGTGCGCGCCTTCGCCGACCGGGTCGCGGTGATGAAGGACGGCCGCGTCGTGGAAGAGGGCGACACGGCGGCCTTGTTCGGCGCGCCGCGCGAGGCCTACACGCGGCTGTTGATCGACAGCCGCCCGACGCGCGAGGTCGGCCCGCCGCCGGCTGGCGCGCCGACGCTGGTCGAGGCCGAGGGCCTGCGCTGCCGCTTCGTGTCGCGCCGCGGCTGGTTCGGTCGCCACGTCTTCGAGGCGGTGCGCGGGGTCGATCTTCGCGTGGCCCGCGGCGAGACGCTGGCGATCGTCGGCGAGTCGGGCTCGGGCAAGACCACGCTGGGCCTGTCGCTGCTGAAGCTCGCGGCCGGCGAGACCGAGGGCGCCATCCGGCTGGACGGCCAGCGCATCGATTCGCTGCCGCGCGCCGCTTTCCGCCCGCTGCGCCGGCGCATGCAGCTCGTCTTCCAGGATCCCTACAACTCGCTGTCGCCGAGGATGACGATCGGGCAGATCGTCGGCGAGGGCCTGGCGCTGCACCAGCCGGGGCTCGACGCGCGCGCGCGGCGCGAACGCGTGGTGGCGATGCTGGCCGAGGTCGGTCTGGACGAAAGCGTGCTGGACCGCTATCCGCACGAGTTCTCCGGCGGCCAGCGCCAGCGGATCGCGATCGCGCGGGCCGTCGTGCTGCAGCCCGACCTGCTCGTGCTCGACGAGCCGACGTCGGCGCTGGACGTCTCGGTGCAGCGCCAGGTGCTCAGGCTGCTGGCCGGCCTGCAGGAGCGCCACGGGCTCGCCTACCTGTTCATCACGCACGACCTGGCCGTCGTGCGGGCAATGGCCCACCGGGTGATCGTGATGAAGGACGGCGAAGTGGTCGAGGCCGGCGAGGTCGAGGCGGTGTTCGGCGCCCCGCAGGCCGACTACACCCGGCAGTTGCTCGCCGCCTCGCTGGACTGA
- a CDS encoding ABC transporter permease, with protein MGRSAREVRGEPLRASLSPGRRAWLRFRANRRGWVSLWIFAIVFGASLFAEVLSNDRPIVASYQGQLYWPLWNHYPETTFGGDFRTGTDYHDPFIREQLSRDGNWAIWPPNRYSHDTINYFAASPNPAPPSAENWLGTDDRGRDVLARLLYGFRLSVLFGLALTAIGVLLGVLAGAVQGYFGGRLDLAFQRFIEVWSSIPELYLLLILAAMFEPSVWILLGILSLFGWMGLSDYVRAEFLRNRQLEYVTAARALGLPDSKIIFRHVLPNSLTPVIAFLPFRMSAAIVALTSLDFLGLGVPPSTPSLGELLAQGKANLDAWWISLGTFGVLVGMLLLLIFVGEALRDALDTRRG; from the coding sequence CTGGGTCGATCCGCGCGTGAAGTTCGAGGCGAACCGTTGAGGGCGTCGCTGTCGCCCGGCCGCCGCGCCTGGCTGCGCTTTCGGGCCAACCGGCGCGGCTGGGTCAGCCTGTGGATCTTCGCGATCGTGTTCGGCGCGAGCCTGTTCGCCGAGGTCCTGTCCAACGACCGGCCGATCGTCGCGAGCTACCAGGGGCAACTCTACTGGCCGCTGTGGAACCACTATCCGGAGACCACCTTCGGCGGCGACTTCCGCACCGGGACCGACTATCACGACCCCTTCATCCGAGAGCAGCTGTCCAGGGACGGCAACTGGGCGATCTGGCCCCCGAACCGCTACAGCCACGACACGATCAACTACTTCGCGGCGAGCCCGAACCCGGCGCCGCCGTCGGCCGAGAACTGGCTCGGCACCGACGATCGCGGCCGCGACGTGCTCGCGCGCCTGCTCTACGGCTTCCGCCTGTCGGTGCTGTTCGGCTTGGCGCTGACCGCGATCGGGGTCCTGCTGGGCGTGCTGGCGGGCGCGGTGCAGGGCTATTTCGGCGGCAGGCTCGACCTGGCCTTCCAGCGCTTCATCGAGGTGTGGAGCTCGATTCCCGAGCTCTACCTGCTGCTGATCCTGGCCGCGATGTTCGAGCCGAGCGTGTGGATCCTGCTCGGGATCCTGTCGCTGTTCGGCTGGATGGGCCTGTCGGACTACGTGCGCGCCGAGTTCCTGCGCAACCGGCAGCTCGAGTACGTGACCGCCGCGCGGGCGCTCGGCCTTCCCGACTCGAAGATCATCTTCCGGCACGTGCTGCCGAATTCGCTGACTCCGGTCATCGCCTTCCTGCCGTTCCGGATGAGCGCCGCGATCGTCGCGCTGACCAGTCTCGACTTCCTCGGCCTGGGCGTGCCGCCGTCCACGCCCAGCCTGGGCGAGCTGCTCGCGCAGGGCAAGGCGAACCTCGACGCCTGGTGGATCTCGCTGGGAACCTTCGGCGTGCTGGTCGGCATGCTGCTGCTGCTGATCTTCGTCGGCGAGGCCTTGCGCGACGCACTGGATACCCGCCGTGGCTGA
- a CDS encoding microcin C ABC transporter permease YejB: protein MTGYILRRLLLMVPTLIGILLVSFVIIQFVPGGPVEQLVQQLRGGGLAGEVATTGNVYRGAQGIEAERIEEIRQLYGFDKPAHERFWEMLKRYAVLDLGTSYSHHKGVWQLIVEKLPVSMSLGIWSFLIVYAVSIPLGIAKAVRNGSRFDLWTSVAILVGYAIPGFVLGVALLVLFGGGSFLQLFPLRGLTSDDFDQLSLAGKVLDYFWHLALPLTCLVVGSFAVTTMLTKNTFLEEIRKQYVLTARAKGLSERKVFYKHVFRNALIPLVTALPAAFVGAFFTGSLLIETLFSLDGLGLLSYEAVIKRDYPVVLGSLYVFSLIGLLTKLVTDVAYTWVDPRVKFEANR, encoded by the coding sequence ATGACCGGCTACATCCTCAGGCGCCTGCTGCTGATGGTCCCGACGCTGATCGGGATCCTGCTGGTCTCCTTCGTGATCATCCAGTTCGTGCCGGGCGGCCCGGTCGAGCAGCTGGTCCAGCAGCTGCGCGGCGGCGGCCTGGCCGGCGAGGTCGCGACCACCGGCAACGTGTACCGGGGCGCGCAGGGCATCGAGGCCGAGCGGATCGAGGAGATTCGCCAGCTCTACGGCTTCGACAAGCCGGCGCACGAGCGCTTCTGGGAGATGCTCAAGCGCTACGCGGTGCTCGACCTGGGCACCAGCTACTCGCACCACAAGGGGGTCTGGCAGCTGATCGTCGAGAAGCTGCCGGTCTCGATGAGCCTCGGGATCTGGAGCTTCCTGATCGTCTACGCGGTGTCGATCCCGCTGGGCATCGCCAAGGCGGTGCGCAACGGCAGCCGCTTCGACCTGTGGACATCGGTCGCGATCCTCGTGGGCTACGCGATCCCGGGCTTCGTGCTCGGCGTGGCCCTGCTCGTGCTGTTCGGCGGCGGCAGCTTCCTGCAGTTGTTCCCGCTGCGCGGGCTCACCTCCGACGACTTCGACCAGCTGTCGCTGGCAGGCAAGGTGCTCGACTACTTCTGGCACCTGGCGCTGCCGCTGACCTGCCTGGTGGTCGGCAGCTTCGCGGTCACCACGATGCTGACCAAGAACACCTTCCTCGAGGAGATCCGCAAGCAGTACGTGCTGACCGCTCGGGCCAAGGGCCTGTCCGAGCGCAAGGTGTTCTACAAGCACGTGTTCCGCAACGCGCTGATCCCGCTGGTCACCGCGCTGCCGGCGGCCTTCGTCGGCGCCTTCTTCACCGGCTCGCTGCTGATCGAGACCCTGTTCTCGCTCGACGGCCTGGGCCTGCTCTCGTACGAGGCGGTGATCAAGCGCGACTACCCGGTCGTGCTCGGCTCGCTCTACGTGTTCTCGCTGATCGGCCTGCTCACCAAGCTGGTGACCGACGTCGCCTACACCTGGGTCGATCCGCGCGTGAAGTTCGAGGCGAACCGTTGA
- a CDS encoding extracellular solute-binding protein: MTIVARDNQADAPAHGRPVRRPPAIAAAGRKLFAAAWMAVASIATAGLAAPPAHAAHALAWGDTPKYPQGFDAFDYVNPDAPKGGTLNLAGFGSFDKLNPFTLRGLAAAGLGLLMFETLAEGSDDEPFTMYGLLAEDMAFAPDGLSITFRLNPAARFWNGDPVTADDVRHSFETLTGKRAHPRFRQYFSDVSRVVVVDPSTVRFEFRRRNHELHMIIGMQLPIFSRKWGSGKNFDEVVQEEPLTSGPYRIERTDWGKTISYRRNPDWWARELNVRRGMFNFDRVVYKYFGDETARLEGFKAGEFDWVAENSAKNWARGHTGRRYDSGEILKRQFRHSNPAGLQGFLFNTRRPPFDDARVRQALGLAMDFEWMNRQVFHGQYVRSPSYFTNSDMAATGLPGPDELALLEDLRARLRAKGDPAGLAPAVFGAVPVPPTTDPPGSLRDNLRRALVLLREAGWRVDDEGVLRDASGRKMSFEILSYSKALERVAVPWARNLEKLGVEARLRVTDPALYQKRTDDFDFDVIVHVYGASPTPGNELIERFTSAAAGEKGSDNLAGVRDPAVDLVIERLLRSDTRAELVTHAKVLDRLLRHGHYMVPQFHASAHRVAFRRHLAHPETLPLYYAAEPWLLKTWWSRDAQGEAR; this comes from the coding sequence ATGACAATTGTCGCACGCGATAACCAGGCGGATGCGCCGGCCCACGGCCGGCCGGTACGTCGTCCGCCGGCGATCGCGGCGGCGGGCCGCAAGCTGTTCGCTGCCGCCTGGATGGCGGTCGCCTCGATCGCGACGGCCGGGTTGGCCGCGCCGCCAGCGCATGCGGCTCATGCGCTCGCCTGGGGCGACACGCCCAAGTATCCGCAGGGCTTCGACGCGTTCGACTACGTCAACCCCGACGCTCCGAAGGGCGGCACGCTGAACCTCGCCGGTTTCGGCTCCTTCGACAAGCTCAACCCGTTCACGCTGCGAGGGCTCGCAGCGGCCGGACTCGGGCTGCTGATGTTCGAGACGCTGGCCGAGGGCAGCGACGACGAGCCGTTCACGATGTACGGGCTGCTCGCCGAGGACATGGCCTTCGCGCCGGACGGCCTGTCGATCACCTTCCGGCTGAATCCGGCCGCCCGCTTCTGGAACGGCGATCCGGTCACCGCCGACGACGTCAGGCATTCGTTCGAGACCCTCACCGGCAAGCGCGCGCACCCGCGCTTCCGGCAATACTTCTCCGACGTCTCGCGGGTCGTCGTCGTCGACCCGAGCACCGTCCGTTTCGAGTTCCGCCGCCGCAACCACGAGCTGCACATGATCATCGGCATGCAGCTGCCGATCTTCTCGCGCAAGTGGGGGAGCGGGAAGAACTTCGACGAGGTGGTCCAGGAAGAGCCGCTGACCAGCGGCCCCTACCGGATCGAGCGCACCGACTGGGGCAAGACGATCTCCTACCGGCGCAACCCCGACTGGTGGGCCCGCGAGCTCAACGTGCGCCGCGGCATGTTCAACTTCGACCGCGTGGTCTACAAGTACTTCGGCGACGAGACCGCGCGGCTCGAGGGCTTCAAGGCCGGCGAGTTCGACTGGGTGGCCGAGAACTCGGCCAAGAACTGGGCGCGCGGCCACACCGGCCGGCGCTACGACAGCGGCGAGATCCTCAAGCGGCAGTTCCGGCACTCGAATCCGGCGGGCCTGCAGGGCTTCCTGTTCAACACGCGGCGCCCGCCCTTCGACGACGCGCGGGTCAGGCAGGCGCTCGGGCTGGCGATGGACTTCGAGTGGATGAACCGCCAGGTCTTCCACGGCCAGTACGTCCGCAGCCCGAGCTACTTCACGAACAGCGACATGGCCGCGACGGGCCTGCCCGGTCCGGACGAGCTCGCCCTGCTCGAGGACCTTCGAGCGCGGCTGCGCGCGAAGGGGGATCCGGCCGGCCTCGCGCCGGCCGTCTTCGGCGCCGTGCCGGTGCCGCCGACGACCGACCCGCCGGGCAGCCTGCGCGACAACCTGCGCCGGGCGCTGGTCCTGCTTCGCGAGGCGGGCTGGCGGGTCGACGACGAGGGCGTGCTGCGCGACGCCTCGGGCAGGAAGATGAGCTTCGAGATCCTCAGCTACTCGAAGGCGCTCGAGCGGGTGGCCGTGCCCTGGGCCCGCAACCTCGAGAAGCTCGGCGTCGAGGCGAGGCTGCGGGTCACCGACCCCGCGCTCTACCAGAAGCGGACCGACGATTTCGACTTCGACGTGATCGTGCACGTCTACGGCGCCAGCCCGACTCCCGGCAACGAGCTGATCGAGCGCTTCACCAGCGCTGCCGCCGGCGAGAAGGGATCGGACAACCTGGCGGGCGTGCGCGACCCGGCCGTCGACCTGGTGATCGAGCGGCTGCTGCGCAGCGACACCCGCGCCGAACTGGTCACCCACGCCAAGGTACTCGACCGCCTGCTGCGCCACGGCCACTACATGGTCCCGCAGTTCCACGCCTCCGCGCATCGGGTCGCTTTCCGCAGGCACCTCGCGCACCCGGAGACGCTGCCGCTCTACTACGCGGCGGAGCCCTGGCTGCTGAAGACCTGGTGGTCGCGCGACGCGCAAGGGGAAGCCCGATGA
- the fabI gene encoding enoyl-ACP reductase FabI — protein sequence MGFLAGKRILITGLLSNRSIAYGIAKACREQGADLAFTYQNDRFKDRVTDMAAEFGSSLVFPCDVSEDAQIDGLFAALREHWDGLDGMVHAIAYAPREAIAGDLLDGVSREAFRIAHDVSSYSFVALAKAAEPMMQGRRGAMVTLTYLGAVRVVPHYNTMGLAKASLEASVRYLADNLGPRGIRVNGISAGPIRTLAASGIKGFSGILDYVEKNAPLRRNVTIEDVGNVAAFMLSDLAAGVTGEITYVDGGFSTLAGGMKDIA from the coding sequence ATGGGATTCCTTGCCGGCAAGCGCATCCTGATCACCGGACTGCTTTCCAACCGTTCGATCGCCTACGGCATCGCGAAGGCCTGTCGCGAGCAGGGCGCCGACCTTGCATTCACCTACCAGAACGACCGTTTCAAGGATCGCGTCACCGACATGGCTGCCGAGTTCGGCTCGTCGCTGGTCTTTCCCTGCGACGTGTCCGAGGACGCCCAGATCGACGGCCTGTTCGCCGCGTTGCGCGAGCACTGGGACGGCCTCGACGGGATGGTCCACGCGATCGCCTACGCCCCGCGCGAGGCGATCGCCGGCGACCTGCTCGACGGCGTCAGCCGCGAGGCGTTCCGGATCGCCCACGACGTGTCCTCTTACAGCTTCGTGGCGCTGGCCAAGGCGGCCGAGCCGATGATGCAGGGCCGGCGGGGCGCGATGGTCACGCTCACCTACCTGGGCGCGGTGCGCGTCGTGCCGCACTACAACACGATGGGGCTGGCCAAGGCCAGCCTCGAGGCGTCGGTGCGCTACCTGGCCGACAATCTCGGCCCGCGCGGCATCCGGGTCAACGGCATCTCGGCCGGGCCGATCCGCACGCTCGCCGCGAGCGGCATCAAGGGCTTTTCGGGCATCCTCGACTACGTCGAGAAGAACGCGCCGCTTCGCCGAAACGTGACGATCGAGGACGTCGGCAACGTGGCCGCCTTCATGCTGTCCGACCTCGCCGCAGGCGTCACCGGCGAGATCACCTACGTCGACGGCGGCTTCAGCACGCTGGCCGGGGGCATGAAGGACATCGCCTGA